CTACTTTATCTTTGACTACAGTCTTTATCTGATGGGCTAAGTTTGAGCGAGAATTTGATATAGCCTCACGACGAGAGAAACCTTCCCATAGTTTACTGAACTGTGCTGAGCCAACAGCAGTCATAGTCCCTTCAATTTTTGAATTACCACAAACCCATTCCGGAGCCAATACACTGTCTATATGACAACGCTCATCTAACTTAGTTAATTGAGGTTCTGGTGTTTTATCACCACAACCTGTAAATGCTATTGACAGTAATGATGCAACTAGTATTGAAGTAATACTCTTATTTAGTTTTGTGTTAGTCTTCTTCATTCTTCTACTCCTGTATTTTTGTTTACAGAAATTATAAAATGTTATAATGACAGGTTGTGTCGTGATATAGTGATTTCTATATAAATTTATAAATATATAAATAGTTTTCATTTCAATAACTTTTACTTAGTATGCTTTCACACTATGATACCCGGTGTTATTGCAAAGCTGTATAACTAGCTTGCAAAAATCGCTATAATATCTAGTTAAAATATTAAATAGATAACTTTTTTATAATAAAGGATAAAAAATAATGGAAGAAAATAAGATAATGAAATTTTTTAAAAGTCCATCTTTCCAAAGTTTGGCAACGGTGTTAACTTTCGCCATAGCATTTTATATTGGATATTTACAAGAAGTACTGGGTGGATTAAACCTTTTAATAGGAGCATCAATTACAACATTTATAGCACTCATGTCAGTTTGGATACACTCGCTTTATTCAAATCAAAAGCTTGAGGAAAATTTTATAGGTAAAATAGGTATTTTAGAAGATTTTATAAAAGCCAATGGACTTGGAAGTATTATAAATGAAAAAACATTAGCAATTTGGGAATCATCAGCAAGCAGTGTATGGGTAGTTACTCCTGATCTTTCAAATGATGTAGGTATATCAAATGATAGTAATATAGATGAAGAATTAGTTAAAGCTGTGCATGACAATCTTTTAAATGGTAAAAAATACATTTACTTTGTACCAAAATCTAAATTAATAACAGGTAGATTAAATGAATACATTAAAAAACACAAGAGTGCATATAAAGAAGGACAAGTAGAATTTTGTTTTATACCTGAAAGTCAATTTCACTTTATAAATGAAGTGGTTTTATATGATGTGGAGTGTGAAACCCAAACAAAAGCAGTGCAATGGTTTCCCAATCAAAGCTTAAATTATTACCTTGAATTAGACAACCATAATCAAAGTTATTTAGTAGGTATTTTAAAACATATGATTGAGAGATATGAATTAAAAGATATCACAAAAGTATAATGGAAAATCTATTTTACTATGATTATTTAGGAATATTTGGTGTGTTTATTGTATTGGTTACATATTTTTTACTTCAACTTGAAAAAGTACAATCTACATCACTGTCTTACTCTTTATTAAATGTATTTGGTTCATTGTTGATTTTATACTCATTGATGTTCAATTGGAATATATCATCATTTATTATTGAATTTTTTTGGATATTAATAAGTTTATTTGGTGTTTGGAAATATATAAAAATAAATAATACTAAATAAGAAGTATAATATATAGCAGGTGTTTTTTGTAAGAACTTTGAAGTGACACATCCTGACGTATAAAGTTTATATAATTTTTTCTTGTTCACGTTTATGTTGCACATGAAGTTTTTTATACTTTTAGAATACATAATGTGCCAAACTGTTAAAAAAACTGATAAAATACAGTAAAGTGTTAATAATCATTATAAACTCGTTTGGAATAAATAGTGATAATCTTATATAAGGAGAAGAGAATGAAAACAATAAGTATGGTTAGAGGTGTTCAGAGTAGTATATATAGAATGATATTATTAGGTATAGGTATCTTGGTTTTATTAAAATACAAAGATAGTGAGTTTGCTTTATTCATATTTTTAGGAGTGCTGATTACAATAATAATAGCCTTAAATGCATTAATTGGGATAGCGGGGTCTGTTTTATTTAACAGTAGCTATGAAGCAAGCCTAAAAGAATATGGTATGAGAATAAGCATATTTTTTACTGATAAAAAAAGTGATGGTTTCATACATCAAATTAGAGCGTCTCTATTGGCAGTAGTGGGATTGATTATATATCCCATAGCTTTAATTATAACAATTAAAGAACTATTCGGTTCTTCTTCAAGTGATACAGCTGAATATGATACACAGCGTGAAAGTGAAATTACAAAGATTAATCAAGAAGAAGCAAATGATATAACCATTAAAACAAAACATAAAAAGTGGATGATTGATGCCGGAGTTTTCAGTAAATACTATTTTGAAAATAAAGATGAGGCTTTTAGATATGCAATAAATAACAACTTGGATAAGCCTGAAAAGATATTAATATAAATCAAAAAGAATTAGATGAATATGTGAATTTTCTTAAAAATTTTGAAATGACACATCCTGACGTTTAGGTTTTATACAATTCCTTCATAAGACTTATTTAAAGGATGAATTATGGCAGGATTTATAAAAGAGAACATTCCTGAAGCAACACCAATTGTGCTAAATGATTTCAGGCATGCTCTATGTATTGGCGAAACAGGATGCGGGAAAACAACTTCTTTTATGTTGCCAAATATATCTAGTAGAATTCAAGAAAATTATGGGATGTTTATTGTTGATATCAAAGGGAGCTTGCATTCACATGTTAAAGCTATAGCATCCAAATATGGTAGGCTTAACGATGTAATAGAGATAGGTGTACCATGGGGCGAAAAAATAAATGTATTTGAAAATATATCAAGATCCCTTTTTTTAAACACATTAAGTGAGATAAATGGAAAAGAAGGGGATAAATTTTGGATAACATCAGCACTAAATTTAGCAGGACAAATATATGATATATTTGCAATTGCTAAAAATTTAGAATTATTGCTCAAAAACAAAAATGATTTAAATTTCAAGTACCGTTTTGAGCCTAAATCTATAAGTATGATTGTATCAAGTTTCTCTTCTCTTAACGAGTTTATACTTGATTGTACAATTATAAGATATTCCTTGGATCTTGAGAAAATTTTAGAACTTGTTGATCATGGAGTAAGCGAATATGATATTTATCTCATAAGACAATTTTCTAAGGAATTTGAAAGCACATTAGAAAAAATCAATGATTTTTATAAAGATATTGATCAAGACTCTCCTTCTTCTGGCTCAGGAGCTGTTTTATTTACTCTTCGTAGTCTTATTTATCTTTTTTCTCAAAATGGGCTAGATGGTAAATATGAGTTAAAAGAATTGTTAGAAGATGGAAAAATTGTAATTTTACATGCAGAAACATATGATGAGAATCTTACTTCATCAATTATAAATATATTATATAATAGACTTTTGCTCCGCAATAATGACAAGCCAATCACACTGTTTATAGATGAGTTTCAAAGAAGTGTAAGTAAAAGAAATCTTCCTCATATAGACCTTTTCCGTGAGATGAAAGTTGAGTTAATCGCAAGTATGCAAAATATAGAGCAGCTTGAAAATAAATTAGGAAAAACAACATGTAATGAATTTTTAGGAAATATATTACATAATTATGAGTATGCCAACCATAGAGAGAATTCACTAGATACTTTTGAATATGAATATAAGAATAAAAAGTCGTTAGCAAAACCAATGTTTATAGATGAGAAAGAGAAAGTATTAGCTCAAATTAAATGGCAAAATTTAGGAAAAAATCCACTGCCTTTAGGTTGGATATATTTTCGACCAGATGGATATAAGCGAATGATTATTGTTAATACACAAACAAAAGAAACTAAATATCACTACATGTTAGAAGAAAAAGACAGATTATTACAAAATGAATTAGTTAAAGTCAAGGAAAATAAAATAATATCGGTTGCTTAATTATTAAAAATGTATATATAATCAGTATCATTAATGACATAAGTTGTCACAACACTACTATAAACTTATAACAATAAACAAGAGGAGTAACACATGAGAAATATATATTTAATCATAGCAAAACAAATCGTTGAGGAAGCAGGACGAATAATAAGAGAAGCTAGAGAGACAAATACTTTTAGTTTTGAGTTTAAATCAGATGAGTCTCCAATAAGCAATATAGACCAACAAATACAAGACTATATGACTAAGCGACTTAAAGATAGTTTTGATATTCAAGTTATGGGTGAAGAGAATTGTGACGAGATTGATGCAACTAAACCTTACTGGGCGATAGATCCTATTGATGGAACTTGGTCATTTATTACACATGAGAATACATCTGCAATAAACTTGTCTTTAATTGAAAATGGTGAAGTTATTGTTGGTATTGTTTACAACCCTTTTACAAATGAGTTTTTCCAAACTGAAAAAGGTGCCAAATCTTATATAGGTATGTTAACATTGCCCTTAAGAAACAATCTTACTGTTGCAGTTGTAAATTTTAAACCTGAACGTGAACACCCGATTGTGAAAAGTTTAAACCAACTTTTTAAAGAGGACAAGGTGAAAAAACTTACATCAATAGGCGGTTCTATCACTTACTCTATGTGCATGGTCGCAAAGGGTGCATTTAGCAACTATATAGCTTATTTCAATTCATACTCTAATGCTTGGGACTTATCTGCAGCTTGTCTTATTATAAACAACAGTGGTGGTTTTGTGACTGATTTAGATGGAGTAGAAATAGATCCGATTCACCACAAGGGTTATATAGTTGCTAGTGCAAATGCGCAGGCCAGAGATGACTTTTTAGCAATGATAAATCCACTATTAATTGAAGAAGAAAAATGAGAACAATAATATATGGTGATATTCATGGTTGTTTAGATGAATTTAAAACTCTTCGTGAAGAACTTAAAATAACTAATGAAGACACCGAAATTATAGTAGGAGATCTTTTAGATAGAGGACCTTTTTCAAATGAGGTGATTACTTTTGTAAGAGAAGAAAAAATAGGTTTAGTTCTAGGAAATCATGAATATAAGTACATACGATACAAAAAGCATGATGAACTCTCAAAGCAAACGGGTAAAAAAAATCCTATGCTTTTTAATGAGCAAAAACTATCAATTTATGAAAATATTTCAGATGAAGATATGGCATACTTAGAAGCAGCTCCTTTTTTTATCAAAATTGATAATACGGTTATTCTTCATGCAGGAATTACAAATAAAATAAGTCTTGAAAATGCAAATAAAAAAGACCAAGAAGCACTATTGCGCATAAGAACTCTTGATGAAAATCAGAAAACATTGGCCTTGGGTCGAACAGCATGGAATGCAAGATTTTGGAGTGAATGGTATGATGGAAATCAAGGAATTATTGTTTATGGACATGAAGTTTTTGATAAGGTAAAGATAGATAATTATTCATTTGGTATAGATACAGGGTGTGTGTATGGCGGTAAGCTAACAGCCTTAGAGATCTATGATACTAAAGAGCCGATGTTGAATTATAATATTGTTCAAGTCAGTGCATTGCAAAAATATGCAGATAAAAAATGAGGATTACTATGGAAACTTCTAATGATAAAAAAATAGCATTAATTGTTGCTGCTAATGATGGAAATAAAGAAACAGTTGAATTACTTCTTGCGCAGGGCGCAAATATAGAATCAGCTGATGATGATGGAAAGACAGCATTAATTTATGCTGCTCTTGGTGAACGCAAAGAGAGAATTGAGTTTCTTCTTAGTAAAAGTGCAAATATAGAAGCAGCTGATAATAATGGAAGGACAGCATTAATCCTTGCTGCTGCTTTTAGTGAAGACAAAGAAATAGTTATGTTTCTTCTTAGTAAAGGTGCAGATATAGAAGCAGCTGATAATGATGGGAAAACAGCATTAATTTTTGTTGTTGATGTTTTTTATGAACGCAAAGAAATAGTTGAATTACTTCTTAGCAAAGGTGCGAATATAGAATCCACTGACAATAATGGGAAAACAGCGTTGATTACAGCTGCTAGTAATGGACACAAAGAAATAATTGAATTACTTCTTGATCATGGTGCAAATATAAAAGCCACTGATAATTATGGGAATACAGCATATACTCATGCTACTGTTAAAGGGCATAAAGATGTGTTCAATTTATTATCATATTAAAAATATTAGATGAATGTAATGTCAAAATAAACTAGACTTATTTTAATTCAGTCGCATTTTTAGTTATACTAAGGAAAAAAAAGGAGATACACTTTGGGTGCTTTATTTGAATCACTTTTAGACCTATTTTTCGAACTTTTAAAATTGTCATTATTTATTTATGTACTTTATTTACTTGACGTACTCTTTTATGCAGGAATGATACTGATAGGACTTACTGCACTTATAATACTTTTTTTTATTATGCAGGAAATAAATTGCCGTAGAAAAGGTGATGGGTGTTTTAGTGGAGTGTTTTTAGTCCCAGTTGTATTTTTACTGCCTCTTACCTTACTCCTGCTAGGAATTGATTATTATTTCAATTGAAAAGAGGAAATATTGGAGTTTATGCTTGCTCCGGTTTATCATAACCACGTCGAAATACACCTAAGCATAATCTTGAAAATATTTCAATTGATTTTACACTGAAATTTATCTCATTTAATGCATACTTTTCAGTGTTAAATTGACAATAATTACTACCTGAGTTAATAACAACTTTAAATTTGTTAAGTAAATTATTTTCACATAAGAAATTTACCCATAAGTGCTTATCACCCTCTGTGTCTAAATTTGTCATATAATCAAATTTTGTTATCTCTATTACATCTATTTTTATAAACTGATTTATTACATTCATTTGGAAAAACTCATGTACCTCACCAACTATATCGTTGTAATTATTTGCAATAACTGTAGCCCGTTTTTGTTTATACTCTTCATCTAGTTCGCGTAGTAATTTATGTGTCATTGTATTCCTTCGTATTAATACCTAACTACTTAATCATACCAAAAATCATATTAGCTAAGTTTGTAACATTTTCTTCACAGACAACATAGTCAAAAGATTTTCCCATCTCTTCTTTAACGCTAATGTCACCAATATACATAGCATGCGTTATAATATTATACTTATGAAAATACTCTTTATTTAGAGGCTTTTCATCTATATACCCATCTGTTAAAATCCATACAAAGTCACTTGAAGAGAGTAGGTCTATATTGCTTGACATACAATTATGCATACCTTCTCCTCCGTAAGCGGGCACTAGATGTTCTATCGTGCCATTTTTGAGTGGCATAGGGAGTATTTCATAACTATAAGTTTCAGTTAAAATCAAAGTTGCATCAATTATATTTTTAGCAGCCATTTTATCAAGAACATCTATAAGAAGCCTCATATTTTCTATAATCAAGGACATGGACCCAGATAAGTCTAGAATAATTGTTATTTTTTTCTTATAAGCATCTGGTGCAACTTTTCTTCTAAATTTTTTTTCATTACCAAATGTTAAGCGTTTAATATTTAGCCTTTTTGATGGTATATTAGTAGCTTGATTTCTAGAGCGTGTAAAAAAAAGTTTCTCCATTTTACTTAGTAAAATATCTCTTTGTTTTATGTCAAATGGCACAGCAACTGGTTCATCGTAAAGTAGTGATCCTGTTGACTTCATGCTATTGATATTAGCTTTATCATCTCTGTTTTTTTGACTGTTGTGCCCAGCTGTGCTTAGTACATTAGACAATCCCTCTATCAGCTCATCAAATTTTTCTGTATTATTAAAAGTTTTTACTTCTTCACTAAAAAGATAGCCATTTTTGTTTAAAGAGTTTATATGCTTAGGTGTATTTGGAAAGCTTTTATACCAGTTTTTCATAATTTCAATAATTTGATCTGACGAATCACATGCTAAAACATTTTTATAATAGTCAAATACCATACTAAATATATGTACAGGAATAATATTCTTTATATTTTCTAGATCACTTTTTTTATGCTCACATTGGAGTATATAAAAAAATATTTCCAATGGATTAATTGGTTTATTCAGAGATTCAAATTCTATCCAGTTAAATGATTTTTTAGTATGTTTTCTCATTTTTTCTTCTATTCTTGCATCTTCAAAAAGATTAAAAATATCAAATGAAAAATCTTCTTTTTTTAAAATACTATCTACCTTATTTAAATCTTTATCTGTCCATATGCTGTGAGCTAGTTCATGATATAAAAACGCGCTTAAATATTTTACTTTTTGTTGAGTTGTATCACAAATTTTAGAATGCTCAAATATTTCTGTTCCAATAACAATTTGATGTTTTCCTTCATAAAACCTCCAATTAGCAGTGTTGTAATAAGGTTTCACAAATATTTCATACTCTTCTATTGGTAGCATTTCGTTTATTTGCATCTCAACGTAAAGTTGATTGGCGTATTTTGCTATTTCTTGTTTATTCATAGTCATAAATAGTCCTCATTACAGTTTCAACAGCACTTATCTGCTCTTTGTTTGGATAGCCATCATAATCACGCTCAACCCATAGTAGTATAGAATCTTCTAATATGATTTGTATCTCAGAATGGTTAGTTGCCAGTTCTAAAGCTTCGTTTAGATGGCGAATATTAACTATTTTATTTATTATTTTTGTAAGATAAAGTCGGTTCATTTTTGAATAAAAATCTACTAATTTATCAACATGTATAAGAGAGATTTTTCTCTTCTTTGCTGTTTGTAAAAGTATAGCTCTCATCTCTTCTTTTGTAGTATCTTTTCTAATAGGTTTAAATCTATCTATTAATGCTTCATCCATCGACTCCACTGCATAATTGGCACCAATGTTTGTTGTTCCAATTACCCATAAATTTTCT
The sequence above is drawn from the Candidatus Sulfurimonas baltica genome and encodes:
- a CDS encoding metallophosphoesterase, with translation MRTIIYGDIHGCLDEFKTLREELKITNEDTEIIVGDLLDRGPFSNEVITFVREEKIGLVLGNHEYKYIRYKKHDELSKQTGKKNPMLFNEQKLSIYENISDEDMAYLEAAPFFIKIDNTVILHAGITNKISLENANKKDQEALLRIRTLDENQKTLALGRTAWNARFWSEWYDGNQGIIVYGHEVFDKVKIDNYSFGIDTGCVYGGKLTALEIYDTKEPMLNYNIVQVSALQKYADKK
- a CDS encoding inositol monophosphatase family protein, with the protein product MRNIYLIIAKQIVEEAGRIIREARETNTFSFEFKSDESPISNIDQQIQDYMTKRLKDSFDIQVMGEENCDEIDATKPYWAIDPIDGTWSFITHENTSAINLSLIENGEVIVGIVYNPFTNEFFQTEKGAKSYIGMLTLPLRNNLTVAVVNFKPEREHPIVKSLNQLFKEDKVKKLTSIGGSITYSMCMVAKGAFSNYIAYFNSYSNAWDLSAACLIINNSGGFVTDLDGVEIDPIHHKGYIVASANAQARDDFLAMINPLLIEEEK
- a CDS encoding CBU_0592 family membrane protein, with the translated sequence MENLFYYDYLGIFGVFIVLVTYFLLQLEKVQSTSLSYSLLNVFGSLLILYSLMFNWNISSFIIEFFWILISLFGVWKYIKINNTK
- a CDS encoding TraM recognition domain-containing protein, with protein sequence MAGFIKENIPEATPIVLNDFRHALCIGETGCGKTTSFMLPNISSRIQENYGMFIVDIKGSLHSHVKAIASKYGRLNDVIEIGVPWGEKINVFENISRSLFLNTLSEINGKEGDKFWITSALNLAGQIYDIFAIAKNLELLLKNKNDLNFKYRFEPKSISMIVSSFSSLNEFILDCTIIRYSLDLEKILELVDHGVSEYDIYLIRQFSKEFESTLEKINDFYKDIDQDSPSSGSGAVLFTLRSLIYLFSQNGLDGKYELKELLEDGKIVILHAETYDENLTSSIINILYNRLLLRNNDKPITLFIDEFQRSVSKRNLPHIDLFREMKVELIASMQNIEQLENKLGKTTCNEFLGNILHNYEYANHRENSLDTFEYEYKNKKSLAKPMFIDEKEKVLAQIKWQNLGKNPLPLGWIYFRPDGYKRMIIVNTQTKETKYHYMLEEKDRLLQNELVKVKENKIISVA
- a CDS encoding LPP20 family lipoprotein, with amino-acid sequence MKKTNTKLNKSITSILVASLLSIAFTGCGDKTPEPQLTKLDERCHIDSVLAPEWVCGNSKIEGTMTAVGSAQFSKLWEGFSRREAISNSRSNLAHQIKTVVKDKVETFTRSTGIGEAEVADKVSTQVSKQVAKVTLNGSKQMKYWQSPKTKDIYVLIGVAQSSINDVVKKQVLSSYKNDDSLWQQFQSKHALENLEKEFPTN
- a CDS encoding ankyrin repeat domain-containing protein, translating into METSNDKKIALIVAANDGNKETVELLLAQGANIESADDDGKTALIYAALGERKERIEFLLSKSANIEAADNNGRTALILAAAFSEDKEIVMFLLSKGADIEAADNDGKTALIFVVDVFYERKEIVELLLSKGANIESTDNNGKTALITAASNGHKEIIELLLDHGANIKATDNYGNTAYTHATVKGHKDVFNLLSY